A region from the Patescibacteria group bacterium genome encodes:
- a CDS encoding extracellular solute-binding protein: protein MKSSRFVLLTILSLTLTFSLMGLGCKGGDPEAQTKASTKITLNWWRINGQTSDFADLVKNYQQIHPNINIKVTVVPAQQLEQKLLEALAAGQGPDLVSLLNSHLGAWQDKMAPLPATLTLPFREMQGFIKKEPTWVMRSNATLNPKALPALYVDTVPQDVIINNQIYGLPLSVDSLVMYYNRDLLNVAQIATAPTTWTEFKTAVQKISLLDKNGKFIQHGAALGEADNLPYATDIVTALMLQNGTPMVNSQGSQAIFNQPVKSGDQQFIPGLDALRFYADFANPSKETYSWSRQTGDAWQTFASGKVGFIFGYFRDFKNLKQIAPKVNIGLASLPQIDDTTKPSNLANYYLETVPKQSNYQSEAWDFLQFVSKSNLLKDYLDKTKQPTAHRALLKEQLKDPDLTIAASQVLYSQNWYHGLKPEIMEGSLKAMIRQAVDGVDLEQALKYAASQISQTLQNRR, encoded by the coding sequence ATGAAATCCAGCCGTTTTGTCTTATTAACTATTTTAAGTCTAACCCTTACTTTCAGTTTAATGGGGTTGGGTTGTAAAGGCGGCGACCCAGAAGCTCAAACTAAAGCTTCTACCAAAATCACCTTAAATTGGTGGCGAATAAACGGCCAAACCAGCGATTTTGCCGACTTGGTAAAAAACTATCAACAAATTCATCCCAATATAAATATCAAAGTAACTGTTGTTCCGGCCCAACAATTAGAACAAAAACTACTAGAAGCTTTAGCCGCCGGCCAAGGACCGGATTTAGTTTCCTTGTTAAACAGTCACCTAGGTGCCTGGCAAGATAAAATGGCTCCCTTACCAGCGACCCTTACTTTACCCTTTCGAGAAATGCAGGGTTTTATAAAAAAAGAACCTACTTGGGTAATGCGCTCCAATGCCACCCTTAACCCCAAAGCTCTACCAGCTCTTTATGTTGACACTGTACCGCAAGATGTGATTATTAATAATCAAATTTATGGTTTGCCTTTATCGGTAGATAGTTTGGTAATGTATTACAACCGTGACCTTTTAAACGTTGCCCAAATCGCCACCGCACCTACTACCTGGACTGAATTCAAAACAGCCGTACAAAAAATAAGCCTCCTAGACAAAAATGGTAAATTTATTCAACACGGCGCAGCTTTAGGTGAAGCTGATAATCTGCCCTATGCCACTGACATTGTTACTGCTTTAATGCTTCAAAATGGTACACCTATGGTAAACAGCCAAGGCAGTCAAGCTATTTTTAACCAACCAGTTAAATCGGGTGACCAACAATTTATTCCTGGTTTAGATGCCTTAAGATTCTATGCTGATTTTGCCAATCCCAGCAAAGAAACTTATTCTTGGTCACGCCAAACCGGCGATGCCTGGCAAACTTTTGCCAGTGGTAAGGTTGGTTTTATTTTTGGCTATTTTAGAGATTTTAAAAACCTAAAACAAATCGCTCCTAAAGTAAATATTGGTTTAGCGTCTTTACCACAAATAGATGACACGACCAAACCCAGTAATTTAGCTAATTATTATTTAGAAACCGTACCCAAACAATCAAACTATCAATCGGAAGCTTGGGATTTCTTACAGTTTGTTTCTAAATCAAATCTGCTAAAAGATTATTTAGATAAAACTAAACAACCAACCGCTCATCGAGCCTTACTAAAAGAACAATTAAAAGATCCTGATTTAACTATTGCCGCTAGTCAAGTTTTATACAGCCAAAACTGGTACCACGGATTAAAACCGGAAATAATGGAAGGCTCACTTAAAGCCATGATTAGACAAGCGGTGGATGGAGTGGATTTGGAACAAGCCCTTAAATACGCCGCCAGTCAAATTTCTCAAACTTTGCAAAATAGGCGCTAA